A single Leptolyngbya ohadii IS1 DNA region contains:
- a CDS encoding 2OG-Fe(II) oxygenase, which produces MSTLTAGDHAPWFVLPSHADILMGGYRSVLFFFGGATQNPQIQQVLTGLATAKEQLAAAGFSFFGVSIDPRDKDLEKQISTDARFRLLWDFQGDLSIRYGILGNDASGITYDPTSFILDENLRVMQVIPLVTNQNHVTQILQAVQSLPPIVPPQSAPRHAPVLQVPQVFSPSFCRHLIQLYEADGGTESGFMQQDGEKTAIVLNSEVKRRRDLLLTDPALQGHINSLIWRRVAPEIEKAFQFKITHYERYTVACYEEGNQGFFSAHRDNTTMGSAHRRFAMTLNLNTGEYEGGSLHFPEYSTDRYSPGIGDALIFSCSLLHEATPVTKGRRFVLLSFFFNEEDAKLREQTQKQIVR; this is translated from the coding sequence ATGTCTACTCTCACTGCTGGCGATCATGCCCCCTGGTTTGTCCTGCCCTCCCACGCCGATATTTTGATGGGCGGCTATCGATCGGTGCTGTTCTTTTTTGGCGGCGCAACGCAAAATCCCCAGATTCAGCAGGTCTTAACCGGACTGGCGACAGCGAAGGAGCAGCTTGCAGCGGCAGGATTTTCGTTCTTTGGAGTCAGCATCGACCCGCGAGACAAGGATCTGGAAAAGCAGATTTCAACCGACGCGAGATTCCGGCTGCTCTGGGACTTTCAGGGCGACCTTAGTATTCGCTATGGCATACTGGGCAACGATGCCAGCGGCATTACCTACGATCCGACCTCTTTTATATTGGATGAAAATTTGCGCGTGATGCAGGTAATTCCCCTCGTCACTAACCAGAACCACGTCACCCAGATCTTGCAGGCGGTTCAATCCCTGCCGCCGATCGTTCCACCCCAGTCCGCGCCGCGCCATGCCCCTGTTTTGCAGGTTCCCCAGGTCTTTTCACCCAGCTTTTGCCGCCATCTGATTCAGCTCTACGAAGCAGACGGAGGCACAGAATCTGGTTTCATGCAGCAGGACGGAGAAAAAACGGCGATCGTCCTCAACTCGGAAGTGAAGCGGCGGCGCGATCTGCTCCTCACCGATCCGGCACTCCAGGGACACATCAATTCCCTGATCTGGCGGCGGGTTGCCCCGGAAATCGAGAAAGCCTTCCAGTTCAAAATCACCCACTACGAGCGATACACCGTCGCCTGCTACGAAGAAGGCAACCAGGGATTTTTCAGTGCCCATCGAGATAACACCACAATGGGTTCCGCCCACCGACGCTTTGCCATGACCCTTAACTTAAACACAGGTGAATACGAAGGCGGCAGTCTCCACTTCCCCGAATACAGTACCGATCGCTATAGTCCCGGCATCGGCGATGCGCTGATTTTCTCCTGTTCCCTATTGCACGAAGCAACACCCGTGACAAAAGGCAGACGGTTTGTGCTGCTGTCCTTCTTCTTTAATGAGGAGGATGCAAAGTTGAGGGAGCAAACACAGAAACAGATTGTGCGTTAA